In Streptomyces sp. NBC_01551, one DNA window encodes the following:
- a CDS encoding glycerol-3-phosphate dehydrogenase/oxidase: MSSLQSVPALGTHPTAGSNPSRAETREQLAKATYDLLVIGGGILGTSVAWHAAQSGLRVAMVDAGDFAGATSSASSKLVHGGLRYLQTGAVKLVAENHHERRVLAKDVAPHLVNPLTFYLPVYKGGPVGAAKLGAGVFAYSALSAFGDGMGKVISPARAVADNPGLKTDNLKAVAVYYDHQMNDSRVAVMTVRAAVESGAVVLNHAEVTGLRMTRGRVSGAELKDRLDGTEFGIDARVVLNATGPWVDHLRRMEDKHSMPSIRLSKGAHIVMKRKSPWKAAMATPIDKYRITFALPWEDQLLLGTTDEVYEGDPADVRATEADIQQILDEAAFSVNDADLDRSLMTYAFAGLRVLPGGPGGVEKAKRETVVSEGAGGMLSVAGGKWTTYRHIGRVVMDKLAKLPGSPLTEDMEPVKSLVRRIALPGVANPNAVAHRLLVDREPGTRMDPLTARHLASHYGSLAFDIARLANEDPALAERIHPDGPEIWAQVAYARDNEWAETVDDVLRRRTTVTIRGLDSDDVRGRVEEMLGRKA; this comes from the coding sequence ATGAGCAGCCTGCAGAGCGTTCCCGCACTGGGCACGCACCCGACCGCCGGTTCGAACCCGAGCCGTGCCGAGACCCGCGAGCAGCTGGCCAAGGCCACGTACGACCTGCTGGTCATCGGCGGTGGAATCCTGGGCACCTCGGTGGCCTGGCACGCCGCGCAGTCGGGTCTGCGGGTTGCCATGGTGGACGCCGGCGACTTCGCCGGCGCCACCTCCTCGGCCTCCTCCAAGCTCGTCCACGGCGGTCTTCGCTACCTGCAGACCGGCGCGGTCAAGCTGGTCGCCGAGAACCACCACGAGCGCCGGGTGCTGGCCAAGGACGTGGCCCCGCACCTGGTCAACCCGCTCACGTTCTACCTGCCGGTCTACAAGGGCGGCCCGGTCGGCGCCGCCAAGCTGGGCGCGGGCGTCTTCGCCTACTCCGCCCTCTCGGCCTTCGGCGACGGCATGGGCAAGGTCATATCCCCGGCCCGCGCCGTCGCCGACAACCCCGGCCTCAAGACGGACAACCTCAAGGCCGTCGCGGTCTACTACGACCACCAGATGAACGACTCCCGCGTCGCCGTCATGACGGTCCGCGCGGCCGTCGAGTCCGGCGCCGTCGTCCTCAACCACGCCGAGGTCACCGGTCTGCGCATGACGCGCGGCCGGGTCAGCGGCGCCGAGCTCAAGGACCGCCTGGACGGCACCGAGTTCGGGATCGACGCGCGCGTCGTGCTCAACGCCACCGGCCCGTGGGTGGACCACCTGCGGCGCATGGAAGACAAGCACTCGATGCCGTCGATCCGCCTGTCCAAGGGCGCGCACATCGTGATGAAGCGCAAGTCGCCGTGGAAGGCCGCCATGGCCACCCCGATCGACAAGTACCGCATCACCTTCGCGCTCCCGTGGGAGGACCAGCTGCTGCTGGGCACCACCGACGAGGTCTACGAGGGCGACCCGGCGGACGTGCGCGCCACCGAGGCCGACATCCAGCAGATCCTCGACGAGGCGGCGTTCTCCGTGAACGACGCCGACCTCGACCGCTCGCTGATGACGTACGCCTTCGCCGGCCTGCGGGTGCTGCCCGGCGGCCCCGGCGGTGTCGAGAAGGCCAAGCGCGAGACGGTCGTCTCCGAGGGCGCCGGCGGCATGCTGTCGGTGGCCGGCGGCAAGTGGACGACGTACCGCCACATCGGCCGTGTGGTCATGGACAAGCTGGCCAAGCTCCCGGGCAGCCCGCTGACCGAGGACATGGAGCCGGTGAAGTCCCTCGTACGCCGGATCGCGCTGCCCGGTGTCGCCAACCCGAACGCCGTCGCGCACCGCCTGCTGGTGGACCGCGAGCCCGGCACCCGGATGGACCCGCTGACCGCCCGTCACCTGGCGTCCCACTACGGCTCGCTGGCCTTCGACATCGCGCGGCTCGCGAACGAGGACCCGGCGCTCGCCGAGCGGATCCACCCCGACGGTCCGGAGATCTGGGCGCAGGTCGCCTACGCCCGTGACAACGAGTGGGCCGAGACGGTCGACGACGTGCTGCGCCGCCGTACGACGGTGACGATCCGCGGCCTGGACAGCGACGACGTGCGCGGCCGGGTCGAGGAGATGCTGGGCCGCAAGGCATAG
- a CDS encoding PAC2 family protein: MIELEGVPELIDPVMVAAFEGWNDAGDAASGAVAHLDREWKGEVFAALDAEDYYDFQVNRPTVWLDNGVRKITWPTTRLSVVRIGGTKPRDLVLVRGIEPSMRWRSFCNEILGFAHELGVEMVVILGALLGDTPHTRPVPVSGVTSDADLARTMDLEETRYEGPTGIVGVLQEACTHAGVPAVSLWAAVPHYVSQPPNPKATLALLNRLEDLIDIRIPLGELPEDARAWQLGVDQLAAEDSEVAEYVQTLEEARDTADLPEASGDAIAREFERYLRRRDPAGPSSTEPGDGSYLRDPSSGLPRPPKRKPDPEPPSPSSDDEDDTPPEA; this comes from the coding sequence GTGATCGAGCTTGAGGGCGTGCCCGAGCTGATCGACCCGGTCATGGTGGCCGCGTTCGAGGGCTGGAACGACGCGGGTGACGCGGCCTCCGGTGCGGTGGCGCACCTGGACCGGGAGTGGAAGGGCGAGGTCTTCGCGGCTCTGGACGCCGAGGACTACTACGATTTCCAGGTCAACCGGCCGACGGTGTGGCTGGACAACGGGGTACGGAAGATCACCTGGCCGACGACCCGGCTGTCGGTGGTGCGCATCGGCGGGACCAAGCCGCGTGACCTGGTGCTGGTGAGGGGGATCGAACCCTCCATGCGCTGGCGGTCGTTCTGCAACGAGATCCTCGGCTTCGCGCACGAGCTGGGCGTGGAGATGGTGGTCATCCTGGGCGCGCTGCTCGGGGACACCCCGCACACGCGTCCCGTTCCGGTGAGCGGGGTGACCTCGGACGCGGACCTGGCGCGGACGATGGACCTGGAGGAGACCCGCTACGAGGGGCCCACGGGGATCGTGGGGGTGCTCCAGGAGGCCTGTACGCACGCGGGCGTTCCGGCGGTGTCGCTGTGGGCGGCGGTGCCGCACTACGTGTCGCAGCCGCCGAACCCGAAGGCGACGCTGGCCCTGCTGAACCGGCTGGAGGACCTGATCGACATCCGGATCCCGCTGGGTGAACTCCCGGAGGACGCGCGGGCCTGGCAGCTGGGCGTGGACCAACTGGCCGCCGAGGACAGCGAGGTGGCCGAGTACGTCCAGACGCTGGAGGAGGCGCGGGACACGGCGGACCTGCCGGAGGCCTCGGGCGACGCGATCGCCCGGGAGTTCGAGCGGTACCTGCGGCGCCGGGACCCGGCCGGGCCGTCCTCGACGGAGCCGGGTGACGGTTCGTACCTGCGCGACCCGTCGAGCGGGCTCCCCCGCCCGCCGAAGCGCAAGCCGGACCCGGAGCCCCCGTCCCCGTCCTCGGACGATGAGGACGACACCCCGCCGGAAGCCTGA
- the mshC gene encoding cysteine--1-D-myo-inosityl 2-amino-2-deoxy-alpha-D-glucopyranoside ligase — MHAWPASEVPALPGKGRDLQIHDTATQGTITLAPGPVARIYVCGITPYDATHIGHAATYNAFDLVQRVWLDTKRQVHYVQNVTDVDDPLLERALRDGQDWTELAERETALFREDMTALRMLPPQHYIGAVEAIPGIVPLVERLRDAGAAYELDGDIYFSVESDPNFGQVSNLDAQAMRLLSAERGGDPDRAGKKNPLDPMLWMAARPGEPSWDGGSLGRGRPGWHIECVAIALDHLGMGFDIQGGGSDLAFPHHEMGASHAQVLTGEFPMAKAYVHAGMVALNGQKMSKSKGNLVFVSALRRAGVDPAAIRLALLSHHYRDDWEWTDEVLARAVARLERWRAAVSRPDGLPADALVEEIREALANDLDAPAALAAVDRWVDAQNASDGDDESAPGLVSRAVDALLGVAL; from the coding sequence ATGCATGCCTGGCCCGCTTCTGAGGTCCCCGCCCTTCCTGGCAAGGGCCGCGACCTCCAGATCCACGACACCGCGACCCAGGGGACGATCACCCTCGCCCCCGGTCCCGTCGCCCGTATCTACGTCTGCGGCATCACCCCGTACGACGCGACCCACATCGGTCACGCGGCGACCTACAACGCGTTCGACCTCGTGCAGCGCGTGTGGCTCGACACCAAGCGGCAGGTCCACTACGTCCAGAACGTCACCGACGTGGATGATCCGCTCCTGGAGCGGGCGCTGCGCGACGGCCAGGACTGGACCGAGCTCGCGGAACGCGAGACGGCCCTCTTCCGCGAGGACATGACCGCCCTGCGGATGCTGCCGCCGCAGCACTACATCGGCGCCGTCGAGGCCATACCGGGCATCGTGCCGCTGGTGGAGCGGCTGCGCGACGCCGGCGCCGCGTACGAGCTGGACGGCGACATCTACTTCTCCGTCGAGTCCGACCCGAACTTCGGCCAGGTCTCCAACCTGGACGCGCAGGCGATGCGGCTGCTCTCGGCGGAGCGGGGCGGCGACCCCGACCGCGCGGGGAAGAAGAACCCGCTCGACCCGATGCTGTGGATGGCCGCGCGCCCGGGCGAGCCGAGCTGGGACGGCGGCTCGCTGGGCCGCGGCCGGCCGGGCTGGCACATCGAGTGCGTCGCGATCGCCCTGGACCACCTCGGCATGGGCTTCGACATCCAGGGCGGCGGCTCCGACCTGGCGTTCCCGCACCACGAGATGGGCGCCTCGCACGCGCAGGTCCTGACGGGCGAGTTCCCGATGGCCAAGGCGTACGTCCACGCCGGCATGGTCGCGCTGAACGGCCAGAAGATGTCGAAGTCCAAGGGCAACCTGGTCTTCGTCTCGGCGCTGCGCCGCGCGGGCGTCGACCCGGCCGCGATCCGCCTCGCGCTGCTCTCGCACCACTACCGCGACGACTGGGAGTGGACCGACGAGGTCCTCGCCCGGGCGGTGGCCCGCCTGGAGCGCTGGCGCGCGGCCGTGTCCCGCCCGGACGGCCTGCCCGCGGACGCCCTCGTCGAGGAGATCCGCGAGGCCCTGGCCAACGACCTGGACGCGCCCGCCGCGCTGGCGGCCGTGGACCGCTGGGTGGACGCCCAGAACGCCTCGGACGGCGACGACGAGTCGGCCCCGGGCCTGGTCTCGCGCGCCGTGGACGCCCTCTTGGGCGTAGCCCTGTAG
- a CDS encoding SCO1664 family protein, with the protein MSAPERVPAPGVTAETPIEELLARGELTVRGRIREASNAVLLCDVTYEGVSAECVYKPVKGERPLWDFPDGNLAQRERAAYLVSEATGWGLVPATVLRDGPYGEGMVQHWIEAGESPEAGLLALVEGEEAGDGWKPVALAEVGEGRTALLVHADDPRLRRLAVLDAVINNGDRKGGHLLPTPDGRLYGIDHGVTFHTEDKLRTLLWGWAGEPLTDEAREVLASLAAQLAEGEPLATRLAELITPVELAAVRGRVEQLLRTGVHPQPSGQWPAIPWPPV; encoded by the coding sequence GTGTCCGCGCCAGAACGGGTACCGGCGCCAGGCGTGACCGCCGAGACCCCGATCGAGGAACTGCTCGCCCGAGGTGAGCTCACCGTACGCGGACGGATCCGCGAGGCGTCCAACGCGGTACTGCTGTGCGACGTCACGTACGAGGGCGTCAGCGCGGAGTGCGTCTACAAGCCGGTCAAGGGCGAGCGGCCGCTGTGGGACTTCCCCGACGGCAACCTCGCTCAGCGCGAGCGCGCCGCCTACCTGGTCTCCGAGGCCACCGGCTGGGGCCTGGTCCCCGCGACCGTGCTGCGCGACGGCCCGTACGGCGAGGGCATGGTCCAGCACTGGATCGAGGCGGGCGAGTCCCCCGAGGCCGGGCTCCTCGCGCTCGTCGAGGGCGAGGAGGCGGGGGACGGCTGGAAGCCGGTCGCCCTCGCCGAGGTCGGCGAGGGCCGCACCGCCCTGCTCGTGCACGCCGACGACCCCCGGCTGCGACGGCTCGCCGTCCTCGACGCCGTGATCAACAACGGCGACCGCAAGGGCGGCCACCTGCTGCCGACGCCCGACGGACGGCTCTACGGCATCGACCACGGAGTGACCTTCCACACCGAGGACAAGCTGCGCACCCTGCTGTGGGGGTGGGCGGGGGAGCCGCTGACCGACGAGGCCCGCGAGGTCTTGGCGTCCCTGGCGGCGCAGCTGGCCGAGGGCGAGCCCCTCGCCACCCGGCTGGCCGAACTGATCACGCCCGTCGAGCTGGCCGCCGTACGGGGCCGCGTGGAGCAGCTGCTGCGCACGGGAGTGCACCCGCAGCCCTCCGGGCAGTGGCCCGCCATCCCCTGGCCACCGGTCTGA
- a CDS encoding DUF3090 domain-containing protein, producing MPRQVFLYDPPDRFVAGTVGLPGRRTFFLQASSGPRVTSVSLEKTQVAALAERMDELLDEVVRRTGGNAPVPAMASTEAADTAPLDVPVEEEFRVGTMALAWDGEEQRMIVEAQALVELDADSDEDLAEAEERLLQDEENGPPMLRVRLSGAQARAFAKRALDVVNAGRPPCPLCSLPLDPEGHVCPRQNGYRRQA from the coding sequence GTGCCCCGTCAGGTGTTCCTCTACGACCCGCCGGACCGCTTCGTGGCCGGTACGGTCGGTCTGCCGGGGCGCCGTACGTTCTTCCTGCAGGCCTCCTCCGGCCCCCGGGTCACCAGTGTCTCCCTGGAGAAGACCCAGGTCGCGGCGCTGGCCGAGCGGATGGACGAGCTGCTGGACGAGGTCGTGCGGCGCACCGGCGGCAACGCCCCGGTGCCGGCCATGGCCTCCACCGAGGCCGCCGACACCGCCCCCCTCGACGTACCCGTCGAGGAGGAGTTCCGCGTCGGCACGATGGCCCTGGCCTGGGACGGCGAGGAACAGCGGATGATCGTCGAGGCGCAGGCCCTGGTCGAGCTCGACGCCGACTCCGACGAGGACCTCGCCGAGGCCGAGGAGCGGCTCCTGCAGGACGAGGAGAACGGCCCGCCGATGCTGCGGGTGCGCCTGTCCGGCGCGCAGGCCCGCGCCTTCGCCAAGCGGGCCCTGGACGTCGTCAACGCCGGCCGGCCGCCGTGCCCGCTGTGCAGCCTGCCACTGGACCCCGAGGGGCACGTGTGTCCGCGCCAGAACGGGTACCGGCGCCAGGCGTGA
- a CDS encoding histidine phosphatase family protein has product MATLILVRHGRSTANTAGLLAGWTPGVALDERGAEQAAALPARLAGVPLAAAVSSPLQRCGETLAPLLAARPELALHTDERIGECHYGDWSGRKLSELSDDPLMKIVQQHPSNAAFPGGESMRAMQARAVDAVREWNARIEEEHGADALFLMCSHGDIIKSLVADALGMHLDLFQRIHVDPCSVTVIRYTPSRPFVLRLGDTGDFAGFVPRDEPPAAGPAADKAAEDGGIAVVGGGAGAV; this is encoded by the coding sequence ATGGCCACGCTGATCCTCGTACGACACGGGCGGTCCACCGCCAACACCGCAGGGCTGCTCGCCGGGTGGACCCCGGGAGTGGCCCTCGACGAGCGCGGCGCCGAGCAGGCCGCGGCGCTGCCCGCCCGGCTCGCCGGGGTGCCGCTCGCGGCCGCCGTCTCCAGCCCGCTCCAGCGCTGCGGGGAGACCCTCGCCCCCCTGCTGGCCGCCCGCCCCGAGCTGGCGCTGCACACCGACGAGCGCATCGGCGAATGCCACTACGGCGACTGGTCGGGCCGCAAACTCTCAGAGCTCTCCGACGACCCGCTGATGAAGATCGTTCAGCAGCACCCGTCGAACGCGGCCTTCCCCGGCGGCGAGTCCATGCGCGCCATGCAGGCCCGCGCCGTGGACGCCGTGCGGGAGTGGAACGCGCGGATCGAGGAGGAGCACGGCGCCGACGCCCTCTTCCTGATGTGCTCGCACGGGGACATCATCAAGTCCCTTGTCGCGGACGCCCTGGGCATGCACCTCGACCTGTTCCAGCGCATCCACGTCGACCCCTGCTCGGTGACCGTGATCCGGTACACCCCGAGCCGCCCGTTCGTGCTCCGGCTCGGCGACACCGGGGACTTCGCCGGATTCGTACCGCGCGACGAGCCGCCCGCCGCCGGGCCCGCCGCGGACAAAGCCGCCGAAGACGGCGGGATCGCGGTCGTGGGAGGCGGTGCGGGCGCGGTGTGA
- the corA gene encoding magnesium/cobalt transporter CorA, whose translation MIVDCAMYRDGRRSNAPEDFSDALDEARATGDAFLWIGMHEPTEKEFEHVSQEFGLHPLAVEDALTAHQRPKLEVYDDSLFVVLKPVTYDEDRDTVTAGELMVFIGDSFVVTVRHGEGAALSAVRQRLEHEPNVLRHGPTAVLYAVSDAVVDHYIDVAAELQGDLEELEAEVFAPNAADTKNTAARIYAFKRQVLEFRRATSPLLLPMDRLASGNVPFVHDHAQPFFRDVADHLTKANEYIEGLDRLLSDALSAHLAQMGVRQNDDMRKISAWAAMAAVPTMVAGIYGMNFDHMPELGHEWGYPGVIALMAGACLGLHRLFKTRGWL comes from the coding sequence GTGATTGTGGACTGCGCCATGTACCGGGACGGCCGTCGCTCGAACGCTCCCGAGGACTTCTCGGACGCCCTGGACGAGGCGCGCGCCACGGGCGACGCCTTCCTCTGGATCGGTATGCACGAGCCGACGGAGAAGGAATTCGAGCACGTCAGCCAGGAGTTCGGGCTGCACCCGCTGGCGGTGGAGGACGCCCTGACCGCGCACCAGCGCCCGAAGCTGGAGGTCTACGACGACTCACTCTTCGTCGTCCTCAAGCCCGTGACGTACGACGAGGACCGGGACACGGTGACCGCCGGCGAGCTGATGGTGTTCATCGGCGACTCGTTCGTGGTCACGGTCCGGCACGGCGAGGGGGCCGCGCTGAGCGCCGTACGGCAGCGCCTGGAGCACGAGCCGAACGTGCTGCGGCACGGTCCGACGGCGGTGCTGTACGCGGTGTCCGACGCGGTGGTGGACCACTACATCGACGTCGCCGCAGAGCTCCAGGGGGACCTGGAGGAGCTGGAGGCGGAGGTCTTCGCCCCGAACGCCGCCGACACCAAGAACACCGCGGCCCGGATCTACGCGTTCAAGCGGCAGGTGCTGGAGTTCCGGCGGGCGACGAGCCCGCTGCTGCTGCCGATGGACCGGCTCGCCTCCGGGAACGTGCCGTTCGTGCACGACCACGCGCAGCCGTTCTTCCGCGACGTCGCCGACCACCTGACGAAGGCGAACGAGTACATCGAGGGCCTGGACCGGCTGCTGTCGGACGCGCTGTCCGCGCACCTGGCGCAGATGGGCGTCCGGCAGAACGACGACATGCGCAAGATCTCGGCGTGGGCGGCCATGGCGGCCGTGCCGACGATGGTCGCGGGGATCTACGGGATGAACTTCGACCACATGCCGGAGCTCGGGCACGAGTGGGGCTACCCCGGAGTCATCGCGCTGATGGCCGGCGCGTGCCTGGGCCTGCACCGGCTGTTCAAGACCCGGGGCTGGCTGTAG
- a CDS encoding ferritin-like domain-containing protein, with translation MLSARSLFQEIVDDDDAFQLFCSIAASGESQGGWENARIAALVPDAMCDLGPKIARHGADEDKHGRIFNALLRKRGLEPVPVPPETDYTMLLERRGIGLAHDKLRREAPLTEQDIVVYLAHSRVTEQRAADQMEMLVKNFGDHPELGKAIRMISDDEDNHLAYCHEELLGLVRDGHGRMIQRVLRDSALTEIGIYRDVSLAVMGHMGRLLRWPAPKAAALAAGIRGMYAYERFSGWHRMVSLRMPARRDALGGVPTTAPEYA, from the coding sequence ATGCTCTCTGCCCGCAGCCTGTTCCAGGAGATCGTCGACGACGACGACGCCTTCCAGCTGTTCTGCTCCATCGCCGCCAGCGGGGAGTCCCAGGGCGGCTGGGAGAACGCCCGGATCGCGGCGCTGGTCCCCGACGCCATGTGCGATCTCGGGCCCAAGATCGCCCGGCACGGCGCCGACGAGGACAAGCACGGCCGGATCTTCAACGCCCTGCTCCGCAAACGCGGCCTGGAGCCCGTCCCGGTGCCGCCCGAGACGGACTACACGATGCTGCTGGAGCGGCGCGGCATCGGCCTCGCGCACGACAAACTGCGCCGCGAGGCGCCGCTGACCGAGCAGGACATCGTCGTCTACCTCGCGCACAGCCGCGTCACCGAACAGCGCGCCGCCGACCAGATGGAGATGCTGGTCAAGAACTTCGGGGATCACCCCGAGCTCGGCAAGGCCATCCGCATGATCAGCGACGACGAGGACAACCACCTCGCGTACTGCCACGAAGAGCTGCTCGGACTCGTCCGCGACGGCCACGGCCGGATGATCCAGCGCGTGCTGCGCGACAGCGCCCTCACCGAGATCGGCATCTACCGGGACGTCAGCCTCGCCGTCATGGGCCACATGGGGCGGCTGCTGAGATGGCCCGCGCCGAAGGCCGCCGCGCTCGCCGCCGGCATCCGCGGGATGTACGCGTACGAGCGGTTCAGCGGCTGGCACCGGATGGTGAGCCTGCGGATGCCGGCGCGCCGCGACGCCCTGGGCGGCGTGCCGACGACCGCGCCCGAATACGCGTAG
- a CDS encoding LLM class F420-dependent oxidoreductase, whose product MRLGINLGYWGAGMDADNLAVAQEADRLGYDVCWAAEAYGSDAATVLAWVAAQTERIDVGSAIFQIPARQPAMTAMTAATLDSLTKGRFRLGLGVSGPQVSEGWYGVKFDKPLARTREYVEIVRKAMSRERLSYEGQHWTLPLPGGPGKPIKLTVHPEREHIPLYIAAIGPKNLEQTGEIADGALLIFPSAAHLEDTALRHIRAGREKAGLTMDGFDVCPTVPLALGDDVTALADMFRPYTALYVGGMGSPKQNFYNQLAQRMGYEKEAAEIQTKYLGGDKAGAAEAVPHSLIDSTTLLGPVERIADGMRAYADAGVTTLTLAPAGFTLDERIAALRAGTQALELAGLA is encoded by the coding sequence ATGCGGCTCGGCATCAATCTGGGTTACTGGGGTGCGGGCATGGACGCCGACAACCTCGCCGTCGCGCAGGAGGCCGACCGCCTCGGGTACGACGTCTGCTGGGCCGCCGAGGCCTACGGCTCCGACGCCGCCACCGTCCTCGCCTGGGTCGCGGCCCAGACCGAGCGCATCGACGTCGGCTCCGCGATCTTCCAGATCCCGGCCCGCCAGCCCGCCATGACGGCCATGACCGCCGCCACCCTCGACTCCCTCACCAAGGGCCGCTTCCGCCTCGGCCTCGGCGTCTCCGGACCGCAGGTCTCCGAGGGCTGGTACGGCGTGAAGTTCGACAAGCCGCTGGCCCGCACCCGGGAGTACGTCGAGATCGTCCGCAAGGCCATGAGCCGCGAGCGGCTCTCGTACGAGGGACAGCACTGGACCCTGCCGCTGCCCGGCGGCCCCGGCAAGCCGATCAAGCTCACCGTGCACCCGGAGCGCGAGCACATCCCGCTCTACATCGCGGCCATCGGGCCCAAGAACCTGGAGCAGACTGGCGAGATCGCCGACGGCGCCCTGCTGATCTTCCCGTCCGCCGCGCACCTGGAGGACACCGCGCTGCGCCACATCCGCGCGGGCCGCGAGAAGGCCGGGCTCACCATGGACGGCTTCGACGTCTGCCCGACGGTGCCGCTGGCCCTCGGCGACGACGTCACCGCGCTCGCGGACATGTTCCGCCCGTACACCGCCCTGTACGTCGGCGGCATGGGCAGCCCCAAGCAGAACTTCTACAACCAGCTCGCGCAGCGCATGGGGTACGAGAAGGAGGCCGCCGAGATCCAGACCAAGTACCTGGGCGGCGACAAGGCGGGCGCGGCCGAGGCCGTTCCGCACTCACTGATCGACTCGACCACCCTGCTCGGCCCGGTCGAGCGGATCGCCGACGGGATGCGGGCCTACGCCGACGCCGGGGTCACCACCCTCACGCTCGCCCCGGCCGGGTTCACCCTCGACGAGCGGATCGCCGCGCTGCGCGCCGGCACGCAGGCCCTGGAGCTGGCCGGACTGGCGTAA
- a CDS encoding aldo/keto reductase — protein MEQRHLGRTGLRVSRIGLGTLTWGRSAGGPDEAGAAEQLKTFWEAGGTLVDTADVYGGGEAEYVLGQLVDGLVPRRDLVIATKSGSVRDPDRRFDCSRGHLLAALDDSLARLGTDYVDLWQVHAFDAATPLEETLQAVDLAVSSGRARYAGVAGFSGWQLAKAATWQLAAPGVRTRLASTQMEYSLLQRGVEREVLPAALDLGVGLLPSSPLGRGVLTGKYRDGTPVDSRGASETLAAFVDPYLDEAAGRIVDAVATAAQGLAVTPLQVALAWIRDRPGVVAPIVGARTSAQLGAALSVEALSLPEEICQALDDVSAPVHRYPDQDWSTL, from the coding sequence ATGGAGCAGAGGCATCTCGGCCGCACCGGCCTGCGCGTGTCCCGGATCGGCCTCGGCACCCTGACCTGGGGCCGTTCCGCGGGGGGACCGGACGAGGCGGGCGCCGCCGAGCAGTTGAAGACCTTCTGGGAGGCGGGCGGCACGCTCGTCGACACCGCCGACGTGTACGGGGGCGGTGAGGCGGAGTACGTCCTCGGGCAGCTGGTGGACGGCCTGGTGCCGCGCCGGGACCTGGTGATCGCGACGAAGTCGGGCTCGGTACGGGACCCCGACCGCCGCTTCGACTGCTCCCGGGGCCATCTGCTGGCCGCGCTGGACGACTCGCTGGCCCGGCTGGGCACCGATTACGTGGACCTGTGGCAGGTGCACGCCTTCGACGCGGCGACCCCGCTGGAGGAGACCCTCCAGGCGGTCGACCTCGCGGTCAGCAGCGGGCGGGCCCGGTACGCGGGCGTGGCCGGGTTCAGCGGCTGGCAGCTGGCGAAGGCGGCGACCTGGCAGCTCGCGGCGCCGGGGGTACGGACCCGGCTGGCCTCGACGCAGATGGAGTACTCCCTGCTCCAGCGGGGCGTTGAGCGGGAGGTCCTGCCGGCGGCGCTGGACCTGGGCGTCGGACTGCTCCCCTCCTCCCCGCTGGGCCGGGGGGTCCTGACGGGCAAGTACCGGGACGGCACCCCGGTGGACTCGCGGGGCGCGTCGGAGACCCTGGCCGCGTTCGTGGACCCGTACCTGGACGAGGCGGCGGGCCGGATCGTGGACGCGGTGGCGACCGCGGCGCAGGGCCTGGCGGTGACCCCGCTCCAGGTCGCGCTCGCGTGGATCCGCGACCGGCCGGGGGTGGTCGCGCCGATCGTCGGCGCGCGGACGTCGGCGCAGCTCGGGGCGGCGCTGTCGGTGGAGGCCCTTAGTCTTCCGGAGGAGATCTGCCAGGCGCTGGACGACGTTTCGGCCCCGGTACACCGCTATCCCGATCAGGACTGGAGCACGCTGTGA